The following coding sequences are from one Humulus lupulus chromosome X, drHumLupu1.1, whole genome shotgun sequence window:
- the LOC133806787 gene encoding uncharacterized protein LOC133806787 — protein sequence MGDGKESQGQAPTDSSKTASSNKKGMSMSKLLVPFQDHFLGRVTYRDGRALVDIKKRFVELGLIERAEESPFKKFLLASEFHFLGVLVHELMLRKIATQKEDEVHFFLGLKSCRFSVRNFSLVTGLNFSFAASQAELDEHLTSDRLINEHFNDVEKVKLLQLENAFKTCIVVEDVYKLGLCLLVEGVLNSIERNLNIWRDILKIIKDINNFFSYPWGKFSYKRLLNSCKKGMQRLKAN from the exons ATGGGGGATGGTAAGGAATCACAAGGTCAGGCACCCACTGATTCTTCGAAGACTGCATCATCTAACAAGAAAGGAATGAGT ATGTCGAAGTTGCTTGTTCCATTTCAAGATCACTTTCTTGGCCGAGTCACATATAGGGATGGTAGGGCTTTGGTTGATATTAAGAAAAGGTTTGTGGAGCTTGGCCTGATAGAAAGGGCtgaggaatcccctttcaagaaGTTCTTATTGGCTTCGGAGTTTCATTTCTTAGGAGTTTTGGTGCATGAGTTGATGTTGAGGAAAATAGCAACTCAAaaagaagatgaggtgcatttctttTTGGGCTTGAAGTCCTGTAGATTCAGCGTAAGAAATTTTTCTCTAGTAACGGGGTTGAATTTTAGTTTTGCAGCGTCACAAGCAGAGTTGGATGAGCATCTGACCAGTGATCGCTTGATAAATGAGCATTTCAATGATGTTGAGAAAGTAAAGCTCCTACAGCTGGAGAATGCTTTCAAAACTTGTATTGTGGTCGAAGATGTGTACAAGTTGGGTCTCTGTTTGTTGGTTGAGGGGGTTCTAAATTCCATAGAGAGAAATTTGAATATATGGCGAGATATACTTAAGATAATTAAGGACATAAACAatttcttcagctatccatgggggaagttctCTTATAAGAGACTTTTAAATTCTTGTAAGAAAGGCATGCAGCGCCTGAAGGCTAactaa